In the Helicobacter typhlonius genome, one interval contains:
- the luxS gene encoding S-ribosylhomocysteine lyase produces MPLLDSFKVDHTRMPAPAVRLAKTMQTPKGDVISVFDLRFSRPNCEILSEKGIHTMEHLIAGFMREHLNNTRVEIIDISPMGCRTGFYMSVIGAPNEYDVKEAWEASMRDVLRIRDEKAIPELNIYQCGTAKMHSLKEAQDIAQVVLDKGVSVMNTQELLLKDFA; encoded by the coding sequence ATGCCATTACTTGATAGTTTTAAGGTTGATCATACAAGAATGCCAGCCCCAGCAGTGCGTCTTGCAAAGACTATGCAAACACCAAAAGGTGATGTGATTAGCGTGTTTGATTTGCGTTTTTCCCGCCCAAATTGCGAGATTCTAAGCGAGAAAGGTATCCATACAATGGAACACTTGATTGCAGGCTTTATGCGAGAGCATTTAAATAATACGCGTGTGGAGATTATTGATATTTCGCCAATGGGTTGTCGCACAGGATTTTATATGAGCGTGATAGGTGCGCCAAATGAATATGATGTAAAAGAAGCGTGGGAGGCAAGTATGCGCGATGTGTTAAGAATCCGCGATGAGAAAGCGATTCCCGAGCTTAATATTTATCAATGTGGCACTGCTAAAATGCACTCTCTTAAAGAGGCGCAAGATATTGCTCAAGTAGTGCTTGATAAAGGCGTAAGTGTAATGAATACACAAGAGTTGCTTTTAAAAGATTTTGCATAA
- a CDS encoding efflux RND transporter periplasmic adaptor subunit, with amino-acid sequence MRFYNIIFGSIAFSLMLGFMACSDSDKQGKEIPSLKVETLNIAHQNVSLSFEYAARLKSIQSVGVYARVQGVLLSKNFKEGDIVQEGQLLFKIDPARYIAKVNQAKAQWQSAEANFIKANRDWKRVEKLYKQGVYTIDQYDTSRSNFLSAQANVASTQAALDDVKIDLGYTDVVATISGRIGMRSYDVGNLVGANGQEVLTTITQLSPIYAEFAIPNTDYYLMRGLENARIQVEFVLGNGKVYDKLGKLDFVDSVLDAQTSTVKARSIVDNEEHKLLPNEFVRVRLKGFEAQNAITIPQSALLQDSQGSYVYIIKEGKAKIARVILGQNLRNNQVLIASGLSNGDTLVLNQLSKIREGVPLSPIGADSKKATNVQGGAQENQNKMQDKKQEQK; translated from the coding sequence ATGCGTTTTTATAATATCATTTTTGGAAGTATAGCTTTTAGCCTTATGTTAGGCTTTATGGCTTGTTCAGATTCTGATAAGCAAGGTAAAGAAATCCCAAGTCTTAAAGTGGAAACTTTAAATATTGCTCATCAAAATGTAAGCTTGAGTTTTGAATATGCTGCAAGATTAAAAAGTATCCAAAGTGTAGGTGTATATGCACGAGTGCAAGGTGTGCTGCTTTCAAAGAATTTTAAAGAAGGTGATATTGTTCAAGAGGGGCAATTACTCTTTAAGATTGACCCTGCACGTTATATTGCAAAAGTGAATCAGGCTAAAGCACAATGGCAATCTGCAGAGGCAAATTTTATCAAGGCAAATCGCGATTGGAAACGTGTGGAAAAACTTTATAAACAGGGTGTTTATACGATTGACCAATATGATACTTCGCGCTCAAACTTTCTTTCTGCTCAAGCAAATGTGGCAAGCACACAAGCTGCACTTGATGATGTAAAAATTGATTTAGGCTATACTGATGTAGTGGCGACTATTAGCGGTAGAATTGGTATGCGTAGCTATGATGTAGGGAATCTTGTAGGTGCAAATGGACAAGAAGTGCTTACGACCATTACGCAATTAAGCCCAATTTACGCAGAGTTTGCCATTCCTAATACAGATTATTATTTGATGCGTGGATTAGAAAATGCGCGTATTCAGGTTGAATTTGTGCTTGGTAATGGCAAAGTATATGACAAATTAGGCAAACTTGATTTTGTTGATAGTGTGCTTGATGCCCAGACTTCCACAGTTAAAGCGCGTTCAATTGTAGATAATGAAGAACATAAACTCCTACCTAATGAATTTGTGAGAGTGCGCTTAAAGGGTTTTGAAGCTCAAAATGCTATCACTATTCCTCAAAGTGCGCTTTTACAAGATTCTCAAGGCAGCTATGTCTATATTATTAAAGAAGGCAAGGCGAAAATTGCACGTGTTATTCTCGGACAGAATCTGCGAAATAATCAAGTGCTTATTGCAAGCGGATTGTCAAATGGTGATACTCTTGTATTAAACCAACTTTCAAAAATTCGTGAAGGCGTGCCACTTAGCCCAATAGGAGCAGATTCCAAAAAAGCCACAAATGTTCAAGGGGGTGCGCAAGAAAATCAAAACAAGATGCAAGATAAAAAACAAGAGCAAAAATAA
- a CDS encoding efflux RND transporter permease subunit — translation MSRFCINRPIFAMVLSIVITLVGCISMFVLPIEEYPQVVPNEIMVQATYSGASAEVMANTVASIIEDSINGVEGMLYMKSSSTSSGVMNLSVFFSNDTNADMALVNVSNRVQAALAQLPTEVQRVGITTRKRSSTMLGVYAMYSDNPAYTATFVANYGILNVINELKRVPGVGDVTPFGTRDYSMRIWLDIDKLSQNNLTPSEVAKVIAEQNSQFAVGSFGKEPVRSDIAFTYSVTTQGRFVSAEEFGNIIIRSNNDGSALRLKDVAKIELGAKDYSVSPLFNGKDAAAFGIALQPGANALDVADNVEKKMKELSQNFPEGLHYKNVYNTTDFVKISIKEVRKTFIEAIVLVVIIMYFFLQNFRATIIPVIAIPVSIIGTFAGMYALGFSINLLTLFGLILAIGIVVDDAIIVIENVERILHTEKKANGEKYSVKEATLKAMGEIQGPVVAIVLVLCSVFIPVAFIGGFSGAIYKQFAITIVISVVISGFVALTLTPALCVSILKAKEPKPFYIVKRFNDFFDWLTHKFGMQIGRALRRGSALLLCFVAIIVVTWGLFSRLPSSLVPSEDKGSMISFIQLPPAASLSRTTTEGKKALAILEQNPNVDYSFLISGFDMLASAARSSGAVIFVTLKNWSERNESSFEMSKKMMGVFNASLDAFSLVTTPPAIMGLSTVGGFEIYIQDRNGGSIKDLEKYANLLVMEANKRKELVGVRSLFSANIPQYHLTLDRERAKASNVNIDDVFTTMQSTFGQYYVNDFNLYGKTYQVNVQAQSEFRESPEDLSRIFVKSGNGDLIPISALVHFERVIGPDIVDRFNLFTSAKIVGNPNESEGYSSGDALRVIEQLVKEVLPEGYTIAYSGTSYQEKNASGTGEIAFIFGLIFVFLILCAQYERWLMPLSVLSAVPFAVFGAVVATTLRGLDNDIYFNIGLVMLIALSAKNAILIVEFAQHLHEKEGKGIMESAIGAAKLRFRPIIMTSLAFSIGVLPLVLSTGAGSAARHAIGTGVIGGMMAATFIAIFFIPLFWSYVARLSQWIQSKKGNQ, via the coding sequence ATGTCAAGATTCTGTATTAATCGTCCTATTTTTGCAATGGTGCTCTCAATCGTCATTACACTTGTGGGTTGTATTTCAATGTTTGTTTTACCCATAGAGGAATATCCACAAGTAGTGCCAAATGAAATTATGGTGCAGGCTACTTATAGTGGTGCAAGTGCAGAAGTGATGGCAAATACGGTAGCAAGTATTATAGAAGATAGTATTAATGGGGTAGAGGGTATGCTCTATATGAAATCTTCTTCAACTTCAAGTGGTGTAATGAATCTGAGTGTATTTTTTAGTAATGATACAAATGCAGATATGGCATTAGTCAATGTAAGTAATCGCGTTCAAGCAGCTCTTGCCCAATTACCAACAGAAGTGCAAAGAGTGGGGATTACTACGCGTAAAAGATCTTCTACTATGCTTGGAGTATATGCGATGTATTCAGATAATCCTGCCTATACTGCAACTTTTGTAGCAAACTATGGTATTTTAAATGTTATTAATGAGCTTAAACGTGTGCCCGGAGTAGGTGATGTAACTCCTTTTGGAACAAGAGATTACTCAATGAGAATCTGGCTTGATATTGATAAACTCTCACAAAATAATCTCACGCCTTCAGAAGTGGCAAAAGTCATTGCCGAACAAAACTCACAATTTGCAGTAGGCTCATTTGGTAAAGAACCAGTGCGCAGTGATATTGCCTTTACTTATTCTGTAACAACACAAGGGCGATTTGTAAGCGCAGAGGAGTTTGGAAATATCATTATCCGCTCAAATAATGATGGTTCAGCTTTGCGTCTTAAAGATGTGGCAAAAATAGAGCTTGGAGCAAAAGATTATAGCGTAAGCCCATTATTTAATGGCAAAGATGCCGCAGCATTTGGTATTGCCCTGCAACCCGGAGCAAATGCACTTGATGTCGCAGATAATGTAGAGAAAAAAATGAAAGAGCTCTCACAAAATTTTCCCGAAGGGCTACATTATAAAAATGTTTATAATACAACTGATTTTGTGAAAATTTCTATTAAAGAGGTAAGAAAAACTTTTATTGAAGCTATCGTGCTTGTAGTCATTATTATGTATTTTTTCTTGCAAAATTTCCGCGCAACTATTATCCCTGTAATTGCTATTCCCGTATCAATTATTGGCACATTTGCAGGAATGTATGCGCTTGGATTTTCAATTAATCTCCTCACACTTTTTGGGCTTATTTTAGCTATTGGGATTGTTGTTGATGATGCGATTATTGTGATAGAAAATGTAGAGAGAATCTTGCATACTGAAAAAAAGGCAAATGGCGAAAAATATTCGGTAAAAGAAGCTACCCTTAAAGCTATGGGTGAAATTCAAGGACCGGTAGTGGCTATCGTGCTTGTGCTTTGCTCGGTGTTTATTCCTGTGGCGTTTATTGGTGGCTTTAGTGGGGCTATTTATAAGCAGTTTGCCATTACTATTGTTATTTCAGTTGTCATTTCTGGCTTTGTAGCCCTAACACTTACTCCCGCACTCTGTGTATCTATCCTTAAGGCAAAAGAACCAAAACCATTTTATATTGTAAAGAGATTCAATGATTTTTTTGATTGGCTTACGCATAAATTTGGTATGCAAATAGGAAGAGCATTAAGGCGAGGCTCAGCTCTTTTACTTTGTTTTGTGGCAATTATTGTGGTTACTTGGGGGCTATTTTCACGATTGCCGAGTTCTCTTGTGCCAAGTGAAGATAAAGGAAGTATGATAAGTTTTATTCAGCTGCCACCCGCAGCTTCACTTTCTCGCACCACTACAGAGGGTAAAAAAGCTTTGGCTATTTTAGAGCAAAATCCAAATGTGGATTATAGTTTTTTAATTTCAGGCTTTGATATGCTTGCAAGTGCAGCACGCTCTTCAGGGGCAGTGATTTTTGTAACGCTTAAAAATTGGAGTGAGCGAAATGAGAGTTCTTTTGAGATGTCTAAAAAGATGATGGGTGTATTTAATGCTAGTCTTGATGCCTTTTCCCTTGTAACTACACCACCAGCGATTATGGGCTTATCCACGGTGGGCGGCTTTGAGATTTATATACAAGATAGAAATGGTGGAAGTATTAAAGACTTAGAAAAATACGCAAATCTTCTTGTGATGGAAGCTAATAAGCGTAAAGAGCTTGTTGGCGTGCGAAGTCTTTTTAGTGCAAATATCCCACAATATCATCTTACCCTTGATAGGGAGCGTGCAAAGGCAAGTAATGTCAATATTGATGATGTATTTACCACTATGCAAAGCACTTTTGGGCAGTATTATGTTAATGATTTTAATCTCTATGGCAAAACTTATCAAGTAAATGTTCAGGCACAAAGTGAGTTTAGAGAATCTCCAGAAGATTTAAGTCGCATTTTTGTGAAATCAGGCAATGGCGATTTAATCCCTATTAGTGCGCTTGTGCATTTTGAGCGCGTTATTGGACCAGATATTGTAGATAGATTTAATCTCTTTACAAGTGCAAAAATTGTTGGCAATCCTAATGAGAGTGAGGGGTATTCAAGTGGTGATGCGTTGCGTGTGATTGAGCAATTAGTAAAAGAAGTGTTGCCAGAAGGTTATACTATTGCTTATTCAGGCACAAGTTATCAAGAGAAAAATGCGAGTGGCACAGGCGAGATTGCATTTATATTTGGGCTTATCTTTGTATTTTTGATTCTTTGTGCCCAATATGAGCGATGGCTTATGCCGCTCTCCGTGTTAAGTGCTGTGCCATTTGCTGTTTTTGGTGCAGTAGTAGCGACAACATTGCGCGGACTTGATAATGATATATATTTTAATATTGGATTAGTTATGCTGATTGCCTTAAGTGCTAAAAATGCAATTTTAATCGTTGAGTTTGCCCAGCATTTACACGAAAAAGAGGGTAAGGGCATTATGGAATCTGCCATAGGTGCTGCAAAATTAAGATTCCGTCCTATCATTATGACTTCACTTGCTTTTAGCATAGGTGTGCTTCCTTTAGTTTTAAGCACAGGAGCGGGAAGTGCAGCAAGACACGCTATTGGCACAGGCGTTATTGGCGGAATGATGGCGGCAACATTTATAGCAATATTTTTTATTCCGCTCTTTTGGAGCTATGTCGCCCGATTATCGCAGTGGATTCAGTCAAAAAAGGGCAATCAATAA
- a CDS encoding butyryl-CoA:acetate CoA-transferase — translation MDIHQLYKQKLMSTEDAVRVVKSGDWVDYGWAVTAPVALDLALSKRIQELDDIKLRGGILVQIPEVFKVDTQGKHVSWHTWHASGIGRKFIEQGLGFYIPMRYSELPRYYRETKAKPNVAMLQVAPMDSHGYFNFGPSASHLSACIEMADVVIVEVNENMPRCLGGFGTDVHISQVDMVVEGDNPPLVEVGSPEITDVDKAVAKLIVEEIRDGACIQLGIGGMPNAVGSFISQSDLKDLGVHTEIYVDAFVDISRAGKITGRKKNIDKGRQTYSFAMGSKKLYDFLHNNPECMSAPVDYTNDIRTIAALDNFVSINNAVDVDIFGQVNSESSGTRHISGAGGQLDFVLGAYLAKNGKSFICCSSTMKAKDGTLKSRILPTLHEGSIITATRANVHYLVTEYGKANLKGLSTWEKCEAIISLAHPDFRESLIKKAEEMKIWRASNKIRP, via the coding sequence ATGGATATACATCAATTATACAAGCAAAAGCTTATGAGTACAGAAGACGCGGTGAGGGTGGTGAAGTCTGGAGATTGGGTGGATTATGGCTGGGCAGTTACTGCACCGGTGGCACTTGATCTCGCTCTAAGTAAGCGCATACAAGAGCTAGATGATATAAAGCTTCGCGGTGGAATCCTCGTGCAAATCCCTGAAGTGTTTAAGGTCGATACGCAAGGCAAACACGTTTCGTGGCATACTTGGCACGCAAGCGGCATAGGGCGGAAGTTCATTGAGCAGGGCTTAGGATTCTATATTCCTATGCGATATTCCGAATTGCCGAGGTATTATAGAGAGACAAAGGCTAAGCCAAATGTGGCAATGCTCCAAGTTGCGCCTATGGATAGCCACGGGTATTTTAATTTCGGTCCTAGTGCTTCGCATTTGAGTGCGTGCATAGAAATGGCTGATGTCGTGATTGTGGAAGTCAATGAGAATATGCCTCGCTGTTTGGGTGGTTTTGGCACAGATGTGCATATCTCACAAGTGGATATGGTGGTTGAGGGGGATAATCCGCCTTTGGTAGAGGTGGGCTCACCAGAAATCACAGATGTGGATAAGGCGGTGGCAAAGCTCATTGTTGAGGAGATACGAGATGGCGCGTGCATACAGCTAGGCATTGGCGGTATGCCAAATGCGGTTGGTTCTTTCATCTCGCAATCGGATTTGAAAGATTTGGGCGTACATACAGAAATTTATGTCGATGCGTTTGTGGATATAAGCAGGGCAGGTAAGATTACCGGTAGGAAAAAAAATATAGACAAGGGGCGACAAACTTATTCTTTTGCAATGGGGAGTAAAAAACTCTATGATTTTTTGCATAATAATCCTGAATGTATGAGTGCACCGGTGGATTATACGAATGACATACGCACGATTGCTGCACTTGATAATTTTGTATCGATTAATAACGCGGTAGATGTAGATATTTTTGGGCAGGTTAATTCTGAATCTTCGGGCACAAGGCATATTAGTGGTGCAGGAGGACAGCTTGATTTCGTGCTTGGGGCATATTTGGCAAAAAATGGTAAAAGCTTTATTTGTTGTTCTTCTACGATGAAGGCAAAAGATGGCACATTAAAAAGTAGAATCTTGCCAACATTGCACGAGGGCAGCATAATCACGGCTACGAGGGCAAATGTGCATTATCTTGTAACTGAATATGGCAAGGCAAATCTCAAGGGTTTGAGCACTTGGGAGAAATGTGAGGCGATTATCTCTCTTGCACATCCAGATTTTAGAGAATCTCTTATTAAGAAGGCAGAAGAGATGAAAATTTGGCGTGCAAGTAACAAAATTCGCCCTTAA
- the prpB gene encoding methylisocitrate lyase, which yields MKTQGQKLREAIGQYKPLQIIGVINAYSAIQAQKSGAKALYLSGGALAAMSLGVPDLGISSLEDVCIDVRRITAASDLPLLVDADTGWGGAFNIARTIKDLTRSGAAGCHIEDQVAQKRCGHRPNKELVSKEEMSDRIKAAMDAKIDSSFVVMARTDAHASEGQQAAIDRALAYVEAGADMIFAEAIHTLEEYKQFTQVIKVPVLANITEFGKTPYFTRDELGSVGISMVLYPLSAARAMNKAALAVFDDILRNGSQKKSIDSMQTREELYEMLGYHEYEQKLDKLFQSKK from the coding sequence ATGAAAACACAAGGACAAAAATTAAGGGAAGCGATAGGGCAATATAAGCCTTTGCAAATTATAGGTGTGATTAACGCCTATTCTGCAATTCAGGCGCAAAAAAGTGGTGCGAAGGCATTGTATCTAAGCGGCGGTGCATTGGCGGCGATGAGTTTAGGTGTGCCGGATTTAGGTATTAGCTCATTAGAAGATGTGTGCATTGATGTGCGCAGAATCACCGCTGCGAGTGATTTGCCATTGCTTGTTGATGCAGACACAGGCTGGGGCGGGGCGTTTAACATTGCACGCACGATTAAGGATTTGACAAGAAGCGGTGCGGCAGGTTGCCACATTGAGGATCAAGTCGCACAAAAAAGATGTGGACATCGCCCAAACAAAGAGCTTGTAAGCAAAGAGGAGATGAGCGATAGAATCAAAGCCGCAATGGACGCAAAGATAGATTCTAGCTTTGTGGTAATGGCACGCACAGACGCCCACGCAAGCGAGGGGCAACAAGCCGCCATTGATAGAGCATTGGCGTATGTGGAAGCCGGAGCCGATATGATATTTGCCGAGGCAATCCATACGCTAGAGGAATATAAGCAATTCACACAAGTCATCAAAGTGCCTGTGTTGGCTAATATCACAGAGTTTGGCAAGACACCTTATTTCACGCGCGATGAGTTAGGAAGCGTTGGCATTTCTATGGTGCTTTACCCGCTTTCAGCAGCACGCGCGATGAATAAGGCGGCATTGGCAGTGTTTGATGATATTTTGCGCAATGGCTCACAGAAAAAGAGCATTGATTCTATGCAAACACGCGAGGAACTCTATGAAATGCTAGGCTACCACGAGTATGAGCAGAAGCTTGATAAGCTTTTTCAAAGCAAAAAATAA
- the prpC gene encoding bifunctional 2-methylcitrate synthase/citrate synthase, translating into MAAPTKKVGGLAGISAGESAICTCGTGHGLNYRGYDIYDLARECEFEEVAYLLLREKLPNKAELESFKKELIAARSLPNELKQTLKLLPKNAHPMDIMRTTCSVLGCIEPEVYDVLKLSFPNQQKVATRLLGIFPSALTFWHHYHASGKEISTDSKQDSIGGYFLELLHQKAPKDLWVKAMHVSLILYAEHEFNASTFTARVISATLSDCYSAVGGAIGALRGPLHGGANEAAMELIAEFSSPESATQGIKDKLARKDKIMGFGHRVYVEKDPRNVVIKEWSKKLGDDVGDTKGLYPISEAIEKVMWNEKKLFPNLDFYSASAYHFMGIPTAYFTPIFIFSRTAGWMAHIFEQRANNKLIRPSSEYTGPDNKEFVPMQNR; encoded by the coding sequence ATGGCAGCACCAACAAAAAAGGTTGGCGGATTAGCAGGTATAAGTGCGGGTGAATCAGCGATTTGCACCTGCGGCACAGGACACGGGCTAAATTATAGAGGCTATGACATTTATGATTTGGCAAGGGAATGTGAGTTTGAGGAAGTAGCGTATTTGCTTTTAAGAGAAAAGCTCCCAAATAAAGCTGAATTAGAATCTTTTAAAAAGGAGCTTATTGCGGCACGAAGTTTGCCAAATGAGTTAAAGCAAACGCTTAAACTCCTACCTAAAAATGCGCACCCTATGGATATTATGCGCACGACTTGCTCAGTTTTGGGTTGTATTGAGCCAGAGGTTTATGATGTGCTTAAACTCTCTTTTCCTAATCAGCAAAAGGTTGCTACGCGCCTACTTGGAATCTTCCCTTCCGCGCTTACCTTTTGGCATCATTACCACGCAAGTGGCAAGGAGATAAGCACAGATTCTAAGCAGGATTCTATTGGTGGGTATTTCTTGGAGCTTTTACACCAAAAAGCTCCCAAAGACTTGTGGGTAAAGGCAATGCACGTAAGCCTTATTTTGTATGCAGAACACGAGTTCAATGCTTCAACTTTTACTGCACGTGTGATTAGTGCGACATTATCAGATTGCTATTCAGCAGTTGGCGGTGCGATTGGTGCTTTGAGAGGACCACTGCACGGCGGGGCAAATGAGGCGGCTATGGAGCTTATCGCAGAGTTTAGCTCTCCAGAATCTGCCACACAGGGCATTAAGGATAAGCTTGCAAGAAAAGATAAGATTATGGGCTTTGGACATCGGGTCTATGTGGAAAAAGATCCACGCAATGTGGTGATTAAAGAATGGAGCAAGAAGCTAGGCGATGATGTGGGCGATACAAAGGGGCTTTATCCTATTAGCGAGGCGATTGAAAAGGTGATGTGGAATGAGAAAAAGCTTTTCCCAAATCTTGATTTTTATAGTGCGTCTGCTTATCATTTTATGGGAATTCCAACGGCATATTTTACGCCTATTTTCATCTTTTCACGCACGGCAGGGTGGATGGCGCATATTTTTGAGCAGAGGGCAAATAACAAGCTAATTCGTCCAAGCTCGGAATATACAGGACCGGACAATAAGGAGTTTGTGCCAATGCAAAATCGCTAG
- the prpD gene encoding 2-methylcitrate dehydratase — protein sequence MSHDMGILETKRPEFDELLTKIAKYALEFDIKSPLAYETARYCLMDTIGCGLLALNFPACTKLLGPVVEGAEFRPLGAKIPGTSYQLEPERAAFNVGAMVRWLDFNDTWLAAEWGHPSDNLGAIWAVADYLSRKNISKGKEPLKVKDVLTAMIKAHEIQGVIALDNSFNKVGLDHVLLVRIASTAVACVMLGGNFEEVRNAVSHAFIDGGALRTYRHAPNTGSRKSWAAGDASSRGVNLALKALSGEMGYPSALSASFWGFEDVKMKGQKLTIPQEFGSYVMENVLFKISFPAEFHAQTAVECALKLHNEVKDRLDSIEKIVITTQESGHRIINKVGKLDNPADRDHCIQYMVAVPLVFGRLTADDYEDSVAKDSRIDALRDKMVVEVDERYTREYLESDKRSIANAVQIFYKDGSKSEKVEVEYPIGHKRRRDEGIPVLVAKFKRNIALKLSPKKCAAIEKLCSDQKTLESTPFNEFSDLFAL from the coding sequence ATGAGCCACGATATGGGTATTTTAGAGACAAAAAGACCAGAATTTGATGAGTTGCTAACAAAGATAGCAAAATACGCGCTTGAGTTTGATATTAAATCGCCTCTTGCCTATGAAACTGCACGATATTGCCTTATGGATACGATTGGTTGCGGACTTTTAGCATTGAATTTTCCCGCTTGCACCAAGCTTTTGGGACCGGTTGTTGAGGGTGCGGAGTTTCGTCCTTTGGGTGCGAAGATTCCCGGGACAAGCTATCAGCTAGAGCCAGAACGAGCGGCGTTTAATGTTGGTGCAATGGTGCGATGGCTTGATTTCAATGACACTTGGCTTGCGGCAGAATGGGGACACCCAAGCGATAATTTAGGCGCGATTTGGGCGGTGGCGGATTATCTAAGCCGCAAGAATATAAGTAAGGGCAAAGAGCCTTTGAAAGTCAAAGATGTGCTAACAGCGATGATAAAAGCACACGAGATTCAAGGCGTTATAGCCCTTGATAATAGCTTTAACAAAGTGGGCTTAGACCACGTGCTGCTTGTGAGAATTGCTTCTACTGCGGTAGCTTGTGTTATGCTTGGCGGAAATTTTGAAGAAGTGCGTAATGCTGTAAGCCACGCTTTTATTGATGGTGGGGCTTTAAGAACTTATCGCCACGCACCAAATACAGGCTCACGCAAAAGTTGGGCTGCAGGTGATGCGAGCAGTAGAGGTGTAAATCTTGCATTAAAAGCATTAAGTGGAGAAATGGGCTATCCAAGTGCGTTAAGCGCGAGTTTTTGGGGATTTGAAGATGTGAAAATGAAAGGGCAAAAGCTCACTATCCCACAAGAATTTGGCAGCTATGTAATGGAAAATGTGCTGTTTAAGATTAGCTTCCCGGCAGAATTCCACGCTCAAACTGCGGTAGAATGCGCGCTTAAATTGCATAATGAAGTCAAAGACAGGCTAGATTCTATTGAAAAAATTGTGATTACTACTCAAGAATCCGGACATAGAATCATCAATAAAGTAGGCAAACTTGACAATCCAGCAGACAGAGACCACTGCATTCAGTATATGGTGGCAGTGCCGCTTGTGTTTGGGCGACTTACAGCTGATGACTATGAGGATAGTGTAGCAAAAGATTCGCGCATTGACGCGTTGCGTGATAAAATGGTGGTAGAGGTAGATGAGCGATATACACGCGAGTATTTAGAATCTGATAAACGCTCCATTGCTAATGCGGTACAGATTTTCTACAAAGATGGTAGCAAGAGCGAGAAAGTGGAAGTGGAATATCCTATCGGGCATAAAAGACGCCGAGATGAGGGGATTCCGGTGCTTGTAGCGAAGTTTAAACGCAATATCGCACTTAAACTTAGCCCGAAAAAATGCGCTGCGATTGAAAAGCTTTGCAGCGACCAAAAAACTTTAGAATCTACGCCATTTAATGAGTTTAGCGATTTGTTTGCATTGTAA
- the galE gene encoding UDP-glucose 4-epimerase GalE, whose protein sequence is MSHLLLTGAGGYIGSHTAYCFLQNTDYHLVIVDDLSTGFKENIAYLQECFKDRVTFIQSNINDIVKMRQLFEKYHFEAIIHFAASLIVGESVLKPLEYYTNNTLNTTNLLALCVECGITKFIFSSTAAVYGEPDISLIPIDESAPLLPINPYGASKMMSERVLADTAKAVKDFRYVALRYFNVAGASMDNTAQILAQHKGLGQRSKNATHLIKVACECACGKKESMGIFGTDYPTKDGTCIRDYIHIDDLASAHLEALTYLQRTKTSNIFNVGYSQGYSVKEVIEVVKEVSRVNFKVLESARREGDPIELSAKNDKILSLTQWKPKHNDLRVIVTSAYEWEKSLKS, encoded by the coding sequence ATGTCTCATCTCTTACTTACAGGAGCCGGTGGCTATATCGGCTCACACACAGCGTATTGCTTCTTACAAAACACAGATTATCATCTTGTCATCGTTGATGATTTAAGCACAGGTTTTAAAGAAAATATTGCATATCTCCAAGAATGCTTTAAGGATAGAGTAACTTTTATACAAAGCAATATTAATGACATTGTAAAAATGCGCCAACTCTTTGAAAAATATCACTTTGAAGCAATCATTCATTTTGCCGCTTCGCTTATTGTCGGTGAATCTGTCCTCAAACCGCTTGAATACTACACAAACAATACGCTCAATACCACAAATCTTCTTGCCTTATGCGTGGAATGTGGCATAACAAAATTTATCTTTAGCTCCACAGCCGCAGTGTATGGAGAGCCTGATATATCGCTTATCCCCATTGATGAAAGCGCACCGCTTTTGCCTATAAACCCCTATGGTGCTTCAAAGATGATGAGTGAGCGAGTTTTAGCAGATACAGCAAAGGCGGTAAAAGACTTTAGATATGTGGCACTGCGCTATTTTAATGTCGCAGGGGCGAGTATGGATAATACAGCACAGATTCTCGCTCAACATAAAGGCTTAGGGCAAAGGAGCAAAAATGCCACTCATCTTATCAAAGTAGCGTGTGAGTGTGCCTGTGGCAAAAAGGAAAGTATGGGAATCTTTGGCACAGATTATCCCACAAAAGATGGCACTTGTATTCGGGATTATATCCATATTGATGATTTGGCAAGCGCGCACCTTGAAGCACTCACATATTTGCAGCGCACCAAAACATCAAATATCTTTAATGTAGGCTACTCGCAAGGTTATAGCGTCAAAGAAGTGATTGAGGTTGTGAAAGAAGTGAGCAGGGTCAATTTCAAAGTACTAGAATCTGCTCGTAGAGAGGGTGATCCTATTGAACTAAGTGCTAAGAATGATAAGATTCTCTCTCTTACTCAATGGAAACCAAAACATAATGATTTAAGAGTGATTGTTACATCCGCATATGAATGGGAAAAATCACTCAAAAGTTAA